A region of Halalkaliarchaeum desulfuricum DNA encodes the following proteins:
- a CDS encoding PadR family transcriptional regulator, whose translation MHDLTGFQRDLLIAIAGLKEPHGLSIKDEIEDYYDSEINQGHLYPNLDTLVEKGLVEKGQKDKRTNLYVITQRGERELNARREWENQYVTPEVAQVA comes from the coding sequence ATGCACGACTTGACTGGATTCCAGCGCGACTTGCTGATCGCGATAGCGGGGCTAAAAGAACCACACGGCCTCTCGATCAAAGATGAAATAGAGGACTACTACGATAGCGAAATAAACCAGGGCCACCTGTACCCCAACCTCGACACCCTCGTCGAGAAGGGACTCGTCGAGAAGGGACAGAAAGACAAACGGACGAACCTGTACGTAATTACCCAGCGCGGGGAGCGGGAACTCAACGCCCGCCGGGAGTGGGAAAACCAGTATGTCACCCCCGAGGTAGCTCAAGTAGCGTAA
- a CDS encoding copper resistance protein CopD, with protein MSILATAMVFLHNLFAMLWVGTVLYFTYAVLPSAREGTLGRDSLETLLDKLTMVTRVSALLLLLSGILMGVNLYTVDRLLYTTDGWLVIGKVVLWLALAGVIEAGAGKLHSDLDGGRLQESVDANLRLFYIASAIAVLSALSVAMLATGVPFR; from the coding sequence ATGTCAATTCTCGCCACCGCGATGGTGTTCTTGCACAACCTGTTCGCGATGCTCTGGGTTGGAACTGTCCTCTATTTCACCTACGCAGTGCTCCCGTCGGCTCGCGAGGGGACGCTGGGTCGGGATTCTCTGGAGACTCTTCTCGACAAGTTGACCATGGTGACGCGCGTGAGCGCTCTGCTCTTGTTGCTGTCGGGGATTTTGATGGGTGTAAATCTGTACACTGTCGACCGGTTGCTGTACACGACTGACGGGTGGCTGGTAATCGGGAAAGTCGTATTGTGGCTCGCGCTGGCTGGCGTGATCGAGGCCGGAGCCGGGAAACTTCATAGTGACCTCGACGGCGGACGGCTGCAGGAGTCGGTGGACGCGAACCTGCGCCTCTTTTATATTGCCTCGGCGATCGCAGTCCTGTCGGCACTTTCCGTCGCGATGCTCGCGACCGGCGTTCCGTTCCGCTGA
- a CDS encoding carbonic anhydrase: MPETTLAELLERNARHVDSLPEGYFSTVESEQEPAAVSVCCSDSRVSQEGMWDVTEPGFLFTPSTIGNQVWDRHDENLVVDGSVLYPVKHTDTGVILVVGHTGCGAVTAALDAVRRRLGDGRDLTNGSHERANEGEDADEAPGITKWVDLLAPVIKDGLSDDRIDPDREVSLVDQLVEYNVDRQIQFLLQSDDVPDDETVYGFVYDFQGVYGDDRGRAYLVNADGETELDTLRALAPDAFADQVARLL, translated from the coding sequence ATGCCCGAAACCACCCTGGCAGAACTGCTTGAACGCAACGCCCGCCACGTCGACTCGCTTCCGGAGGGATACTTCTCGACGGTCGAATCCGAACAGGAACCCGCCGCAGTCTCCGTCTGTTGTTCCGATTCCCGCGTGTCCCAAGAAGGCATGTGGGACGTCACCGAACCCGGATTCCTGTTTACCCCGAGTACGATCGGCAACCAGGTGTGGGACCGACACGACGAAAATCTCGTCGTCGACGGCAGCGTCCTGTACCCGGTGAAACACACGGACACCGGCGTGATTCTGGTCGTCGGACACACCGGCTGCGGTGCGGTGACTGCGGCCCTGGATGCGGTTCGACGGCGTCTAGGAGACGGACGGGACCTCACAAACGGAAGCCACGAACGGGCAAACGAGGGCGAAGACGCCGACGAAGCACCCGGGATAACCAAGTGGGTCGACCTCCTGGCTCCAGTCATCAAGGACGGGCTTTCCGACGACCGAATCGATCCAGATAGGGAGGTAAGCCTCGTCGATCAACTCGTCGAGTACAACGTCGACAGGCAGATACAGTTCCTGCTCCAAAGTGACGACGTTCCCGACGACGAAACGGTGTACGGATTCGTCTACGATTTTCAGGGAGTGTACGGCGACGACCGTGGACGGGCGTACCTGGTCAACGCCGACGGGGAGACGGAACTAGACACGCTTCGGGCGCTGGCCCCTGATGCGTTCGCCGACCAGGTTGCGCGCCTTCTTTGA
- a CDS encoding PQQ-dependent sugar dehydrogenase produces the protein MNRRRYLAVAAGTALLPTVAGCTEALDGADEAVGPNGDDGVDEDLPEAISALGADVTETVTMQNLELPWDIVFSGTGEVFFTERVGRIRRGPVEVLAEGGPAEPEELPVEPVDLPGFVSSWEAGAQGIDLHPDYPDEPYVYVYYTVGEPGEAEDHTNRVVRYDATDDAPEIEILVDDIPGRHIHNGGRIAFGPEDRLWILAGTGGQQELARDPASLGGAVLRITPDGEPAGADIDGGDPRTVTHGHRNPQGIDWLPDGTPVVAEHGPAQRDELHLLQEGEDYGWNVARNGPADDEYESYLEHDFAKPVASSGLENTWAPSGGSVYDADAIPEWEGTFMLGGLISHRLHLFRFLDGEQRPPEDAAEVHDDEWLDDRRLAVRHELYENEYGRIRHAAPGPDGSVYLLTSNTTGPIRPEVDDEFPRETDDVIVRIDPA, from the coding sequence ATGAACCGAAGGCGGTATCTGGCCGTTGCTGCGGGAACAGCGCTCCTCCCGACCGTCGCCGGCTGTACGGAAGCGCTGGACGGTGCGGACGAGGCGGTCGGACCGAACGGGGACGACGGCGTCGACGAGGACCTCCCCGAAGCGATCTCGGCGCTCGGGGCCGACGTGACCGAGACGGTGACGATGCAAAACCTCGAACTCCCGTGGGATATCGTCTTCTCGGGGACTGGCGAGGTGTTCTTCACCGAACGCGTCGGACGGATCCGGCGCGGTCCAGTGGAGGTTCTTGCGGAGGGCGGCCCCGCAGAACCCGAGGAGCTCCCGGTCGAACCGGTCGACCTCCCGGGGTTCGTCAGCAGCTGGGAGGCCGGCGCACAGGGAATCGATCTGCATCCAGACTACCCCGACGAGCCGTACGTGTACGTCTATTATACCGTGGGCGAGCCGGGGGAGGCCGAGGATCACACCAATCGGGTAGTCCGGTACGACGCTACGGACGACGCCCCGGAGATCGAGATCCTCGTCGACGACATCCCGGGGAGACACATCCACAACGGGGGACGGATCGCCTTCGGGCCGGAGGATCGACTCTGGATCCTGGCCGGCACCGGTGGCCAGCAGGAACTCGCCCGCGATCCGGCGTCGCTGGGCGGCGCCGTGTTGCGGATTACGCCCGATGGGGAGCCGGCCGGCGCGGATATCGACGGCGGGGATCCCCGGACGGTCACCCACGGCCACCGGAATCCACAGGGAATCGACTGGCTTCCGGACGGGACGCCGGTCGTCGCCGAACACGGTCCGGCACAGCGGGACGAACTCCACCTGCTGCAGGAGGGGGAAGATTACGGCTGGAACGTCGCACGGAACGGTCCCGCAGACGACGAGTACGAATCGTACCTGGAGCACGATTTCGCGAAGCCGGTCGCCTCCTCCGGGCTCGAGAACACCTGGGCGCCCTCAGGCGGATCGGTGTACGACGCCGACGCCATTCCGGAGTGGGAGGGGACGTTCATGCTCGGGGGGTTGATCTCACACCGGTTGCATCTGTTTCGGTTCCTCGATGGAGAGCAACGCCCACCCGAAGACGCCGCCGAGGTTCACGACGACGAGTGGCTCGACGACCGTCGGCTGGCCGTGCGTCACGAACTGTACGAAAACGAGTACGGCCGGATCCGACACGCCGCCCCCGGTCCCGACGGATCGGTGTATCTGCTCACGTCGAACACCACCGGACCGATCAGGCCGGAAGTAGACGACGAATTCCCGCGGGAAACCGACGACGTGATCGTCCGGATCGATCCGGCGTGA
- a CDS encoding UbiA family prenyltransferase encodes MTIARHERGLRADVRALLSQVHPVFMLPPLAASWFGAVVAGEFSVGIGAVHMAAMFFAVYTAHVKDGYVDYYRRGEDDDHPMTVRGCRVALVGATVGFVICTAVLGIVVGVGAALVTLPVWFIGYLHAPQLDTNPITATLGYPVGIALAILGGFYVQTTAVTPTALGFALVFLVTLAGVKVIDDEQDYAYDRSIEKRTVAVLLNPVRARSLALGLLFLGLVGVLWGTVGGLFPPSAPAGALAFGSVVLVARRAQPTLATMLLVRGAYVFLAVLIVSVWFRPLSGTPLPDITVLGPYTYLATEVLFGAIAFGLLYYADAFRSAARTIAALYPIAYLWDWYTLEVGVFEITMRTGYDLFGIPIEEHLFMIVVPALVVGFHETIEKVSAVPDDGSPRKDVGE; translated from the coding sequence ATGACAATCGCCCGCCACGAGAGGGGATTACGGGCGGACGTGCGGGCGCTGCTCTCGCAAGTCCACCCCGTTTTTATGCTGCCGCCGCTTGCCGCCTCGTGGTTCGGCGCCGTCGTGGCCGGCGAGTTCTCGGTCGGGATCGGCGCCGTGCACATGGCGGCGATGTTTTTCGCAGTGTACACCGCTCACGTGAAGGACGGCTACGTCGACTACTACCGTCGCGGCGAGGACGACGACCACCCGATGACGGTTCGCGGATGTCGAGTCGCGCTCGTCGGAGCGACTGTCGGCTTCGTGATCTGTACCGCAGTGCTCGGGATCGTCGTCGGGGTCGGTGCAGCGCTCGTCACGCTCCCGGTCTGGTTCATCGGCTACCTGCACGCCCCGCAACTCGACACCAATCCCATCACGGCGACGCTCGGCTATCCGGTCGGGATCGCGCTTGCGATCCTGGGCGGATTTTACGTTCAGACGACCGCAGTGACCCCGACAGCCCTGGGATTCGCGCTGGTGTTCCTGGTGACGCTTGCGGGAGTGAAAGTCATCGACGACGAGCAGGACTACGCGTACGATCGGTCGATCGAGAAGCGAACGGTTGCGGTGCTGTTGAATCCGGTTCGGGCACGGAGTCTGGCGCTTGGTCTCCTGTTTCTGGGACTGGTTGGCGTTCTCTGGGGAACAGTTGGCGGCCTGTTCCCCCCGTCAGCTCCGGCGGGGGCACTCGCGTTCGGGTCAGTCGTACTCGTCGCCCGGCGGGCCCAGCCCACACTGGCGACGATGCTGCTGGTCCGGGGGGCGTACGTCTTCCTCGCGGTGTTGATCGTGTCGGTGTGGTTTCGACCGCTTTCGGGAACCCCGCTCCCCGACATCACGGTGCTGGGCCCCTACACGTATCTCGCCACGGAGGTGCTCTTCGGGGCGATCGCGTTCGGACTGCTGTACTACGCCGACGCATTCCGCAGCGCGGCCCGAACGATCGCGGCCCTGTACCCGATCGCGTATCTCTGGGACTGGTATACACTCGAGGTCGGCGTCTTCGAGATCACGATGCGAACCGGCTACGACCTGTTCGGAATTCCGATCGAGGAGCACCTGTTCATGATCGTCGTCCCGGCGCTCGTGGTGGGTTTCCACGAGACGATCGAGAAGGTTTCTGCGGTGCCGGACGACGGTTCGCCGCGGAAAGACGTCGGGGAGTGA
- a CDS encoding YbhB/YbcL family Raf kinase inhibitor-like protein produces MTELALSSPAFDDGERIPEQYGYTETNVNPPLSIDNVPDDAASLALVVDDPDAVEPAGKVWDHWVVWNVPPETTTIPEDWNPTEADEGTNDYGEVGYGGPNPPDREHTYRFELYALDATLDLPAKTDAEGLRSAMEGHVLDRALLEGTYPA; encoded by the coding sequence ATGACCGAACTGGCGCTCTCGAGCCCGGCGTTCGACGACGGCGAACGGATCCCGGAACAGTACGGATACACCGAAACGAACGTCAACCCGCCGCTCTCGATCGACAACGTCCCCGACGACGCAGCGTCGCTGGCGCTCGTCGTGGACGATCCCGACGCGGTCGAGCCGGCCGGAAAAGTGTGGGACCACTGGGTCGTCTGGAACGTTCCCCCCGAAACGACGACAATCCCCGAGGACTGGAACCCGACCGAGGCAGATGAGGGAACGAACGACTACGGCGAAGTCGGATACGGCGGCCCGAACCCGCCGGATCGGGAACACACCTACCGGTTCGAGCTGTATGCCCTCGACGCAACCCTCGATCTCCCGGCGAAGACGGACGCGGAGGGCCTCCGATCGGCGATGGAAGGGCACGTTCTGGATCGGGCGCTTCTCGAGGGGACGTATCCGGCCTGA
- a CDS encoding methionine synthase, translated as MRDTIKTTHVGSLPRPAGLRELLSGSDTPDPVDLDAAVTDAVRAVVRRQAEVGIDIANDGEQGRMAYSVGVTDRLTGYGDRYADRELPADLAEYPDFAEELFGDIENIGGPVATGPIEYVGGEELRHELSRFDEAVGAEDATFSGQFHTAPSPGAVLRFTESEYHDSIESYLFDLADALATEYELIVESGRTLQIDAPELLAAFTITYRDAGLEEFREAIRTYVEAINRALSDVDADEIRLHACWGNYPGPHHHDVDLVDVISEFYEADVGGLIVEGANPRHQHAFEAFVEHPLPDGWTLVPGVIDVKTNVVEHPEVVANRLERFADAVDDLSRLMAAPDCGFETVLGADFVHPEIAWKKLESLVEGAEIASRRL; from the coding sequence ATGCGTGATACTATTAAAACAACCCACGTCGGAAGTCTCCCCAGACCGGCCGGACTGCGAGAACTGCTTTCCGGATCGGACACACCCGACCCCGTAGACCTGGATGCCGCCGTGACGGACGCTGTGAGGGCGGTCGTTCGCCGGCAGGCCGAAGTCGGGATCGACATCGCGAACGACGGCGAACAGGGTCGAATGGCGTATTCGGTCGGCGTGACGGACCGACTGACCGGCTACGGTGACCGGTACGCAGACCGGGAGCTACCGGCCGACCTCGCGGAGTATCCCGACTTCGCCGAGGAACTGTTCGGGGACATCGAGAACATCGGCGGTCCGGTCGCAACCGGACCGATCGAGTACGTCGGCGGGGAGGAACTCCGACACGAACTCAGTCGATTCGACGAGGCAGTCGGCGCCGAGGACGCCACCTTCTCGGGTCAGTTCCACACCGCCCCGTCGCCGGGGGCGGTGCTCAGGTTCACCGAATCCGAGTACCACGACTCGATCGAGTCGTACCTCTTCGACCTCGCCGACGCGCTCGCGACCGAGTACGAACTGATCGTCGAATCGGGTCGGACGTTGCAAATCGACGCTCCCGAGCTGCTGGCCGCCTTTACGATCACCTACAGGGACGCCGGTCTCGAGGAGTTCCGCGAGGCCATCCGGACGTACGTGGAGGCCATAAACCGGGCGCTGTCTGACGTCGATGCGGACGAGATCCGCCTCCACGCCTGTTGGGGGAACTATCCCGGACCACACCACCACGACGTCGACCTCGTGGACGTGATCTCCGAGTTCTACGAGGCCGACGTGGGCGGGCTGATTGTCGAGGGTGCGAACCCGCGACACCAGCACGCCTTCGAGGCGTTCGTGGAGCATCCCCTGCCGGACGGCTGGACACTGGTTCCGGGGGTGATCGACGTCAAGACGAACGTCGTCGAACATCCCGAGGTGGTGGCCAACCGCCTGGAACGCTTCGCCGACGCGGTCGACGATCTCTCCCGGCTCATGGCCGCCCCCGACTGCGGGTTCGAGACGGTGCTCGGCGCGGACTTCGTCCACCCCGAAATCGCCTGGAAGAAGCTCGAGTCGCTCGTCGAAGGGGCGGAAATCGCCTCCCGGCGGCTGTGA
- a CDS encoding MOSC domain-containing protein, translating to MPDRSEHSTVADETIGSNRETVSPHLTRIAQFPIKSLDPVFVESARLDDGPGAVTGDREFAIVDTDGEFVNGKRTAAVHRLRASFDPDRRTARLHEEGANEATGVEFALDRESGRKDAADWLADYFGFEVRLCRRDPGGFPDDTGRPGPTVISTGTIREIAEWFEFDVHETRLRFRANLEVGGVPPFWEDRLVADHGKVVRFRIGETPLHGVNPCQRCVVPSRDPYTGEELPGFRETFVEKRRETRPEWTDANRFDHLFRVMVNTDVPPAGRGSRLRVGDPVVVDGIRPKPDA from the coding sequence ATGCCCGATCGATCGGAGCACTCCACAGTTGCCGACGAGACGATCGGATCGAACCGGGAAACCGTGAGTCCCCACCTCACTCGGATCGCACAGTTTCCGATCAAGTCACTGGATCCCGTCTTCGTGGAGTCCGCCCGGCTCGACGACGGCCCGGGAGCGGTGACGGGCGACCGAGAGTTTGCGATCGTCGACACCGACGGCGAATTCGTCAACGGCAAACGAACTGCTGCTGTCCACCGCCTGCGGGCGTCGTTCGACCCGGACCGACGAACCGCCAGACTCCACGAGGAGGGAGCCAACGAGGCAACCGGCGTGGAGTTCGCCCTCGACCGCGAGTCGGGACGGAAGGACGCCGCCGACTGGCTAGCCGACTACTTCGGATTCGAGGTTCGGTTGTGTCGTCGGGACCCGGGCGGGTTTCCAGACGACACCGGGAGGCCGGGGCCGACTGTGATCTCGACGGGGACGATTCGCGAGATTGCCGAATGGTTCGAGTTCGACGTCCACGAGACCCGGTTGCGATTCCGGGCCAACCTCGAGGTGGGCGGGGTCCCGCCGTTCTGGGAGGACCGTCTGGTCGCGGATCACGGGAAGGTCGTTCGGTTCCGGATCGGCGAGACTCCCCTTCACGGGGTGAACCCCTGCCAGCGGTGCGTGGTTCCGTCACGGGACCCGTACACCGGCGAGGAACTGCCGGGATTTCGCGAAACGTTCGTCGAAAAGCGGCGGGAGACGCGTCCCGAATGGACCGACGCCAACCGGTTCGACCACCTCTTCAGGGTGATGGTAAACACCGACGTCCCGCCGGCTGGCCGTGGATCGCGGTTGAGGGTTGGTGACCCCGTCGTCGTCGACGGTATCCGTCCGAAACCCGACGCGTGA
- a CDS encoding MFS transporter, translated as MLYLARFAEGFGFITLITLLPYYINVLDPSDTTILGVTIGAGLIVGLYTTGFTLAQTAAVVPLAWAGDRFDKRTVLLGILGLGAITYALFPQVDSSASFIAIRALQGIAVTGGGLMTLSLVGQLADVGTRANAIGKANAANFAASILGSISAGTLYELFGFGPIFLVIVALITVAWVGTFAFLDADETRIEGFPFADLALNRRILTLSTFRFQYAFAVTLVRTWIPIFAGVAAAQGGLAYGGFAVALTVVAEKATNMVCQPFTGRLSDGYGRALFVFFGGAAYGVVALFVPFAPGIGAAIGFPSQLTLSVPSAVAGITFPGWIPVVSEAAVPGRVDLVGDVSPAFLPLLVLSGLLGVADSFREPASMALFADEGTEEGGVASSFGIRELVWRPGSVIAPLLGGWLMYEVSMGAVFYVGGAFALTGAATFLLVLVYGHGTDALTEW; from the coding sequence ATGCTCTATCTCGCGCGGTTCGCCGAAGGGTTCGGGTTCATTACGCTGATCACACTGTTGCCGTACTACATCAACGTCCTCGACCCCTCGGACACGACGATCCTGGGCGTGACGATCGGTGCCGGACTCATCGTCGGCCTCTACACCACCGGGTTCACCCTGGCCCAGACTGCCGCGGTCGTGCCGCTGGCGTGGGCAGGCGACCGGTTCGACAAACGCACGGTGTTGCTCGGGATCCTGGGACTTGGCGCCATCACCTACGCGCTGTTTCCGCAGGTCGATTCGAGCGCATCGTTCATCGCGATCCGGGCGCTACAGGGGATCGCCGTCACCGGCGGCGGATTGATGACGCTGTCGCTTGTGGGGCAACTCGCCGACGTCGGCACGCGAGCGAACGCGATCGGGAAGGCGAACGCCGCCAACTTCGCCGCGTCGATCCTGGGCAGCATCAGCGCCGGCACCCTCTACGAGCTGTTCGGTTTCGGGCCGATATTTCTCGTTATCGTGGCGTTGATCACGGTTGCGTGGGTCGGGACGTTCGCGTTTCTGGACGCGGACGAAACGCGGATCGAGGGGTTCCCGTTTGCGGATCTGGCACTCAACCGCCGCATTCTCACCCTCTCCACGTTCCGGTTCCAGTACGCCTTCGCGGTGACGCTGGTGCGCACCTGGATTCCGATCTTCGCAGGGGTTGCAGCCGCCCAGGGCGGGCTGGCGTACGGCGGCTTCGCGGTCGCGCTCACCGTCGTCGCAGAGAAGGCAACCAACATGGTGTGTCAACCGTTCACTGGTCGGCTCTCGGACGGCTACGGCCGGGCGCTGTTCGTCTTCTTCGGCGGCGCGGCCTACGGCGTGGTCGCCCTGTTCGTTCCGTTCGCGCCGGGGATCGGGGCTGCGATCGGCTTCCCCTCCCAGCTGACGCTATCGGTCCCCAGTGCGGTAGCCGGAATCACGTTTCCGGGGTGGATCCCGGTTGTCTCCGAGGCGGCGGTCCCCGGACGCGTCGACCTTGTGGGTGACGTGTCGCCGGCGTTCCTTCCGCTCCTGGTGCTTTCCGGATTGCTCGGGGTCGCCGATAGCTTCCGGGAGCCGGCGAGTATGGCGCTGTTCGCAGACGAGGGCACCGAGGAGGGCGGCGTCGCCTCGAGCTTCGGCATCCGCGAACTCGTGTGGCGCCCCGGAAGCGTGATCGCGCCGCTTCTGGGTGGCTGGCTCATGTACGAGGTGAGCATGGGGGCGGTGTTCTACGTCGGCGGCGCGTTCGCGCTCACCGGCGCGGCGACGTTCCTGCTCGTGCTGGTGTACGGCCACGGCACGGACGCACTCACCGAGTGGTGA
- a CDS encoding type IV pilin has protein sequence MSLVPSSDRNGLRASAPLGVVLLVGLAVALSTGVGAAALGIGVLGAGSLDTGTAGSGEFGLGSTESASLSASATVEGRIQLEHEGGDTLDVRTLDLRLLIDGEELARQPPVPFFSAEGFKSGPTGPFNPAADQTWRAGESASLEVAGTNEPAVRDGSRIEIELYAGGAPVAKVETTAQRE, from the coding sequence GTGTCGCTCGTCCCCTCTTCCGACAGGAACGGCCTCCGCGCCAGCGCGCCCCTCGGCGTGGTGTTGCTCGTCGGCCTCGCAGTCGCGCTCTCGACCGGCGTCGGTGCGGCCGCGCTGGGAATCGGCGTACTCGGTGCCGGCAGTCTCGACACTGGGACTGCAGGCAGCGGCGAGTTCGGGCTGGGATCGACCGAATCGGCGTCGCTGTCCGCGTCGGCGACCGTCGAGGGACGGATACAACTGGAACACGAGGGGGGCGATACACTCGACGTCCGAACGCTCGATCTCCGGCTCCTGATCGACGGCGAGGAACTGGCTCGGCAGCCGCCGGTGCCGTTCTTCTCGGCTGAAGGGTTCAAAAGCGGACCGACTGGGCCGTTTAATCCGGCAGCGGATCAGACCTGGCGTGCGGGGGAGTCGGCCTCGCTGGAGGTTGCCGGCACGAACGAACCGGCCGTGAGGGACGGTTCTCGGATCGAAATCGAGCTGTACGCCGGCGGAGCGCCGGTGGCAAAAGTAGAGACGACCGCACAGAGAGAATGA
- a CDS encoding methyltransferase domain-containing protein: protein MGILEDKDRARLFYKYLSKVYDRVNPFFWTEEMRAEALELLDIQQGDRVLDVGCGTGFGTEGLLQYTDDVHGLDQSRHQMEKAFEKFGKHDRVAFYRGDAERLPFADDSFEYVWSSGSIEYWPNPVATLRDFRRVVEPGGQVLVVGPNHPTNPIKARIADAIMLFYDEDEADRMFREAGFTGIEHHVMGPPRNPDVAITTVATVPK from the coding sequence ATGGGAATCCTCGAGGACAAAGACCGCGCGCGGCTGTTTTACAAGTACCTCTCGAAGGTGTACGACCGCGTGAATCCCTTCTTCTGGACCGAGGAGATGCGGGCGGAGGCGCTGGAACTGCTCGACATCCAGCAGGGCGACCGGGTACTCGACGTCGGCTGTGGCACCGGCTTCGGAACCGAAGGGCTGCTCCAGTACACCGACGACGTCCACGGTCTCGACCAGAGCCGCCACCAGATGGAAAAGGCGTTCGAGAAGTTCGGCAAACACGACCGGGTGGCGTTTTACCGCGGGGACGCCGAACGGCTCCCCTTCGCCGACGACAGCTTCGAGTACGTCTGGTCGTCGGGCTCGATCGAGTACTGGCCCAACCCGGTGGCCACGCTGCGCGATTTCCGACGGGTGGTCGAACCCGGCGGTCAGGTACTCGTCGTGGGGCCGAACCACCCGACGAACCCGATCAAGGCGCGCATCGCCGACGCGATCATGCTGTTTTACGACGAGGACGAAGCCGACCGGATGTTCCGCGAGGCCGGCTTCACCGGTATCGAACACCACGTCATGGGTCCGCCGCGGAACCCCGATGTCGCGATCACAACGGTCGCCACCGTCCCGAAGTGA
- a CDS encoding RNA-binding domain-containing protein, whose product MIYSIDVHIEAPVNDTEVTDRVADAVRNLFPDAEIEQQPGRLVAETHTLDPFSDRLHEQEILDTARREFLKNARKGGFSFRLKKQAAFQGVINFAVGNPDELGDIEVDVIVREPDVETFVDHVAPPTEDGQPVDPSRIERD is encoded by the coding sequence ATGATCTACAGCATCGACGTCCACATCGAAGCGCCCGTAAACGACACCGAAGTGACCGATCGGGTCGCCGACGCGGTCCGGAACCTGTTCCCGGACGCCGAGATCGAACAGCAGCCGGGACGGCTCGTTGCCGAAACCCACACGTTGGATCCCTTTTCCGACCGGCTCCACGAACAGGAGATCCTCGACACAGCGCGCCGGGAGTTCCTAAAAAACGCCCGCAAGGGCGGCTTTTCGTTCCGGCTCAAGAAACAGGCGGCGTTTCAGGGCGTGATCAACTTCGCCGTGGGTAACCCGGACGAACTCGGCGACATCGAGGTCGACGTGATCGTCCGCGAACCCGACGTCGAGACGTTTGTCGACCACGTCGCACCGCCGACCGAGGACGGACAGCCGGTCGATCCCAGTCGAATCGAGCGGGACTGA
- a CDS encoding AAA family ATPase encodes MRVIGTVGLPGSGKGEAASVAREEGIPVVTMGDVIREECRDRGLDPATHHGEIAKALREENGPDAVAERSLPLIERELETAETVLVDGLRSMVEVERFREAFGDDFLLVSIEAPFGLRAKRLGDRGRDASDVQTEALRARDERELSFGMGEAMEHADITVENTDSLEAFRRTIRRILEEGPEAIEQ; translated from the coding sequence ATGAGAGTTATCGGGACTGTCGGCCTGCCGGGCAGCGGCAAGGGCGAAGCGGCGTCGGTCGCCCGCGAGGAGGGAATCCCGGTCGTGACGATGGGCGACGTCATCCGAGAGGAGTGTCGCGACCGCGGGCTCGATCCGGCAACACACCACGGCGAGATCGCGAAAGCGCTCCGCGAGGAGAACGGCCCCGACGCGGTCGCCGAGCGATCGCTCCCGCTGATCGAACGCGAACTCGAGACCGCCGAGACGGTGCTGGTCGACGGACTCCGGTCGATGGTCGAGGTCGAACGGTTCCGGGAGGCGTTCGGCGACGACTTCCTCCTGGTCAGCATCGAGGCGCCGTTCGGTCTCCGGGCGAAACGGCTCGGCGACCGCGGCCGGGACGCCTCCGACGTTCAAACCGAGGCACTGCGGGCCCGCGACGAACGGGAACTATCCTTCGGCATGGGCGAGGCGATGGAGCACGCCGACATCACCGTCGAGAACACCGACTCCCTCGAGGCGTTCCGCCGGACGATCCGGCGGATTCTCGAGGAGGGGCCCGAGGCGATCGAACAATGA
- a CDS encoding type II toxin-antitoxin system VapC family toxin translates to MICLDNDVFSRYASQESYPAVTTYLSDHSTEIWVIPSVVLFEFLQRYSAHDTIREQRRLAEQSVDGVIPVDADVAQQAANMRGRLAAAGTSLAVPDLLVAAAAREADCTLVTRNKNDFDKVPIHQLLDVDIIHASDRP, encoded by the coding sequence ATGATTTGCCTGGATAACGACGTATTCAGTCGCTACGCGTCCCAGGAATCCTATCCGGCGGTCACGACCTACCTGTCCGATCACAGCACTGAGATCTGGGTGATCCCGTCGGTCGTCCTGTTCGAGTTTCTCCAGCGGTATTCGGCACACGACACGATTCGGGAACAACGACGGCTGGCCGAACAGTCCGTCGACGGTGTCATCCCGGTCGACGCGGACGTCGCCCAACAGGCGGCAAATATGCGGGGCCGACTCGCAGCAGCCGGTACGTCGCTTGCCGTCCCCGATCTGCTGGTGGCCGCCGCAGCCAGAGAGGCGGATTGCACGCTCGTCACTCGGAACAAAAACGACTTCGACAAGGTGCCGATTCACCAGTTGCTGGACGTCGATATTATCCACGCCTCGGATCGTCCTTGA